From the uncultured Trichococcus sp. genome, one window contains:
- a CDS encoding PD-(D/E)XK nuclease family protein, with product MGLQFILGKESADKKQAIYERIAGIMTKEPDAEVFVLVPEHAKFEAEMSILEKLWQFEAFRGQDMMGSMNLQTFSFSRLAWYLLKKSPIFQQQQLSEAGLSMLVRKILMEKEQELILFRREANKEGFIKQLTDLFLELRSGRIEEEDLQGILANQAESGNQAESGNEADFQLKLTELKDLYHAFNEALLDKYLEKEVILEVLAGVIETLDMQNTYVFINGFYRFTARELQIVTTLLRSAKQVTITLALDKAYVDEPPAMHQLFYTAGSTYHTIYHLARSLRVQVMKDHWVAKDTDGYKAALLNLENYWIASTDATANKVQGTFELPSDQKEAIRVWGCETKQAEVFHVANEIKKLVAEDGYRYKDILILARTVEEYETMVKPVFDKDGMDVFYDKADAMKHHPFMDFIDALFRIRSHHWRYPDIMRLLRTELLTPANPDNPQALEETSAAVLHFREQVDVIENVLLAYGYEGNSWLSKDDWYFATFRDENGNNNQSPEDRKMQDTSNEVRNYLRDLLLPFFQKMAKVKTGREAARNLYNFLIAAKVDKQMLFWRDEALAQGDLIQARQQEQIWKVFLNLLDEYVEILGDSPFQAAAFHEILLTGFQNATFSLVPPSIDQVVFSSIEGARFEPAKVVFLMGMTQDQLPAQKENKSLLTEEDRERLSGSLNNNEEKYLHPTTAESMAAEPYVAYQAFLSGTEKLIFSYPMSADDSKKSPKISPYVSRVVNALQIPVEIKHQDIADAEDTTAFLGSKQQNISQLVHLLRHQRATNEPVPTLWKYILAYISKDPQAKRIMQQVFASLWHKNVPSKLTAPVAEQLYGKDLYLSVSQLERYFEDPYSHFLQYGLKLKERAKYELSAAGTGEFFHEALEQIVNQLKSRLIDTADLSEETVKQIADAVLNNLYGSEKYQILMTSNRMAFIRDQLGETIQKMAWVLNQHSRRTALKNIRTEAVFGQMGGEQMLDGLDMPLNNGGTLHIRGKIDRIDLVDAGEANYLTILDYKSSAHSFNFSDAYYGLAMQMITYLDVALLNADKLLAGKTLPAGAFYLHVKNPFIKQNSFMTLEDYQKTIITDYKLKGLLLNDTAVLDLIDPAVESGQASEIFTFKKLKAGNLGKNDDLITLDDFNHLIAKNRANMVEAGEKILSGDLKLDPIKERPYTPTVSGPYRAISQFDNTLPENRYRKYIKLTKEDVLSKIKQELDENNQESNEEGEEQ from the coding sequence ATGGGGTTGCAGTTTATTTTAGGCAAGGAATCGGCGGACAAGAAACAAGCGATATATGAGCGGATTGCGGGGATCATGACGAAGGAGCCGGATGCAGAGGTATTCGTGCTGGTTCCGGAGCACGCGAAGTTCGAGGCGGAGATGTCGATTTTGGAAAAGCTTTGGCAATTCGAGGCTTTCCGCGGTCAGGACATGATGGGCTCAATGAATCTGCAGACGTTCAGTTTCAGCCGGTTGGCGTGGTATCTGCTGAAGAAATCTCCGATCTTCCAACAGCAGCAATTGTCGGAAGCCGGCCTAAGCATGCTGGTGCGGAAGATTCTAATGGAAAAGGAACAGGAACTGATCCTTTTCCGCCGGGAGGCCAACAAGGAAGGCTTCATCAAGCAGCTGACTGATCTGTTTCTGGAGCTGCGCAGCGGTCGCATCGAAGAGGAGGATCTGCAGGGGATTTTGGCGAACCAAGCCGAATCCGGCAACCAAGCCGAATCCGGCAACGAGGCCGATTTCCAGCTTAAGCTGACGGAACTGAAGGACCTTTACCATGCCTTCAACGAAGCGTTGCTGGACAAGTACCTCGAAAAGGAGGTCATCCTTGAGGTGTTGGCCGGCGTCATCGAAACGCTGGACATGCAGAACACCTATGTCTTCATCAACGGTTTCTACCGTTTCACGGCCCGCGAACTGCAGATCGTCACGACGCTGCTGCGCTCTGCGAAACAGGTCACGATCACGTTGGCGTTGGACAAAGCTTACGTCGACGAACCGCCGGCTATGCATCAGCTGTTCTATACGGCCGGATCGACCTACCACACCATCTATCATTTAGCGCGCAGCCTGCGCGTTCAGGTCATGAAGGACCACTGGGTAGCGAAGGACACGGACGGCTACAAGGCTGCGCTTTTGAACCTTGAGAATTATTGGATTGCATCCACCGATGCGACCGCCAACAAAGTCCAAGGCACATTCGAGCTTCCTTCAGATCAGAAGGAAGCTATCCGGGTCTGGGGCTGCGAAACGAAGCAGGCGGAAGTTTTCCATGTGGCCAATGAAATCAAAAAACTGGTCGCCGAGGACGGCTACCGCTACAAGGATATCCTGATTTTGGCGCGGACGGTCGAAGAATACGAAACGATGGTGAAACCGGTCTTCGACAAGGACGGGATGGACGTCTTTTATGATAAGGCTGACGCCATGAAGCACCATCCGTTCATGGACTTCATCGACGCGCTGTTCCGCATCCGCAGCCATCATTGGCGCTATCCGGACATCATGCGCCTGCTGCGCACGGAACTGTTGACGCCGGCCAACCCTGACAATCCGCAAGCGCTCGAGGAAACGTCGGCAGCCGTGCTGCATTTCCGCGAACAGGTCGATGTGATCGAAAATGTATTGCTGGCATACGGCTATGAAGGCAACAGCTGGCTTTCGAAGGATGATTGGTATTTCGCGACATTTAGGGATGAGAACGGCAACAACAACCAGAGCCCCGAAGACAGAAAGATGCAGGACACATCCAACGAGGTCCGCAATTATCTGAGGGATCTGCTGCTGCCGTTTTTCCAGAAGATGGCCAAGGTCAAAACCGGCCGGGAAGCAGCGAGGAACCTGTATAATTTCCTGATCGCCGCCAAAGTCGACAAACAGATGCTCTTCTGGCGCGATGAAGCCTTGGCGCAGGGGGACCTGATCCAAGCGCGGCAGCAGGAACAGATTTGGAAAGTTTTCCTGAATCTGTTGGACGAATACGTCGAAATTCTGGGGGACAGCCCTTTCCAAGCGGCGGCTTTCCATGAAATCCTTTTGACCGGTTTCCAGAATGCAACTTTCAGCCTGGTGCCGCCGAGCATCGATCAGGTCGTCTTCTCGAGCATCGAGGGGGCGCGATTCGAGCCGGCGAAGGTGGTCTTCCTGATGGGGATGACCCAGGACCAATTGCCCGCGCAGAAAGAGAATAAATCTTTGCTGACGGAAGAGGACCGCGAGCGGCTCAGCGGTTCGTTGAATAATAATGAAGAGAAATACCTGCACCCGACAACCGCTGAATCGATGGCCGCTGAACCGTATGTGGCCTACCAGGCTTTCCTTTCGGGGACGGAAAAGCTCATTTTCAGCTATCCGATGAGTGCGGACGACAGCAAGAAATCGCCGAAGATTTCGCCTTATGTGTCGCGCGTAGTAAATGCGCTGCAGATCCCTGTCGAAATCAAACACCAGGACATTGCCGATGCGGAGGATACGACGGCCTTCCTCGGCAGCAAACAACAGAACATCAGCCAGCTTGTCCATCTCTTGCGCCATCAGCGCGCGACGAATGAGCCGGTGCCGACGCTATGGAAATACATCTTGGCGTACATCTCCAAGGATCCACAAGCCAAACGGATTATGCAGCAGGTCTTCGCCAGCCTCTGGCACAAGAATGTGCCGAGCAAGCTGACGGCGCCGGTAGCCGAACAGCTCTACGGGAAAGACCTGTATCTGTCGGTCTCGCAACTCGAGCGCTATTTCGAAGATCCGTACAGCCACTTCCTGCAATACGGCCTGAAGCTCAAGGAACGGGCGAAATACGAGCTGTCCGCTGCCGGCACGGGCGAATTTTTCCATGAAGCCTTGGAACAGATCGTTAACCAGCTGAAGAGCAGGCTCATCGATACCGCTGACCTGAGCGAGGAGACGGTCAAGCAGATTGCCGATGCCGTTCTGAATAATCTCTACGGGAGCGAGAAGTACCAGATTCTGATGACGTCGAACCGGATGGCCTTCATCCGCGACCAATTGGGAGAAACGATCCAGAAGATGGCTTGGGTGCTCAACCAGCACAGCCGGCGGACGGCGCTGAAGAACATCCGCACCGAAGCCGTCTTCGGGCAAATGGGCGGCGAACAGATGCTGGACGGACTCGACATGCCGCTGAACAACGGCGGCACCCTGCATATCCGCGGGAAAATCGACCGGATCGATCTAGTCGATGCCGGGGAAGCGAATTACCTGACCATCCTCGACTACAAATCGAGCGCGCACAGTTTCAATTTCTCCGACGCCTACTACGGGTTGGCGATGCAGATGATCACCTATCTGGATGTGGCCTTGTTGAATGCCGACAAGTTGCTGGCTGGGAAGACCTTGCCGGCAGGTGCTTTCTATCTGCACGTCAAGAACCCGTTCATCAAGCAGAACAGTTTCATGACGCTCGAGGATTACCAGAAGACGATCATCACCGATTACAAGCTGAAAGGGCTGTTGCTGAACGACACGGCCGTTTTGGATCTGATCGATCCGGCTGTCGAAAGCGGTCAGGCTTCGGAAATCTTCACTTTTAAAAAACTGAAGGCCGGCAATCTGGGCAAAAATGACGATTTGATCACACTGGATGATTTCAACCACCTGATCGCCAAGAACCGGGCCAACATGGTGGAGGCCGGCGAGAAAATCCTCTCCGGCGACCTGAAACTCGACCCGATCAAGGAACGGCCATACACGCCGACCGTCAGCGGGCCCTACCGCGCCATCTCGCAGTTCGACAACACCTTGCCGGAGAACCGTTACCGCAAATACATCAAGTTGACGAAGGAAGATGTCCTTTCGAAGATTAAGCAAGAACTCGACGAGAACAATCAAGAATCCAACGAGGAAGGGGAGGAGCAATGA
- a CDS encoding MFS transporter: MSKKYIRIIIAGMLLMLGVGIPMNGLASFFKPVTEATGFSVSQFSLVGSFLNLTGIVAVPLVTKFLLPKIGLRKTSILGGIFGALGFLLLSNGKSLLAFYLGAIVIGLFMMSSTAIVSVTLVNNWFRKSHGLVMGLVAASIGLSTAITSAIVPTFIQNYGWEKGFLLLGGMYAVALFLGAFLLIEKPADVGMLPYGVTEDSLAAEAEQATNDSSSIVTNQRDTDMTYAQALRSPVFYLLALSFVCFAMISTFTQQIPIFFTTKGATDVQAGMILSIASIVMIASKIIMGIVTDKLGATKALYIFTTIYILAFCIFAATDNITILIGAAMIYAMSTGVPAVMNQLVTFEVLGKKEFTAIWGILSTASSLGLALGGPLLGYFYDATGSYNMTIIVSIVFMVVCLASFFFAVTLRKRELNKA, from the coding sequence TTGTCGAAAAAATATATACGGATTATCATTGCCGGTATGCTGTTGATGCTTGGTGTAGGGATTCCGATGAATGGGTTGGCATCGTTTTTCAAACCGGTAACAGAAGCAACCGGATTTTCAGTTTCTCAATTTAGTTTGGTGGGCAGTTTCCTTAATTTGACCGGGATTGTAGCGGTACCTTTAGTCACCAAATTTTTGCTGCCTAAAATTGGCTTGCGGAAAACATCCATCCTGGGAGGTATTTTTGGAGCGCTAGGATTCTTGCTGTTGTCCAACGGGAAATCCTTGCTTGCATTCTACTTGGGGGCAATCGTCATCGGCTTGTTCATGATGTCGTCAACAGCAATCGTTTCTGTAACGCTTGTGAATAACTGGTTCCGCAAAAGCCACGGCTTGGTTATGGGACTTGTTGCTGCATCAATCGGCTTAAGCACCGCTATCACGAGCGCAATTGTCCCGACTTTCATCCAAAATTATGGTTGGGAAAAAGGGTTCCTATTATTGGGCGGCATGTACGCTGTTGCTTTGTTCCTGGGAGCGTTCCTGTTGATCGAAAAGCCAGCTGATGTCGGCATGCTGCCTTATGGCGTGACGGAAGATTCGCTTGCAGCAGAAGCAGAGCAAGCAACGAATGATTCTTCGTCGATTGTCACCAACCAAAGAGATACGGATATGACCTATGCGCAAGCATTGCGTTCGCCGGTATTCTACTTATTGGCTTTGTCATTCGTGTGTTTCGCGATGATTTCTACATTCACCCAACAAATTCCGATTTTCTTTACGACAAAAGGCGCCACTGATGTTCAAGCAGGTATGATTTTGTCGATCGCATCCATCGTCATGATCGCGTCCAAAATCATCATGGGCATTGTCACCGACAAGCTGGGTGCAACAAAAGCTTTGTACATTTTCACGACAATCTACATCCTTGCATTCTGTATTTTTGCCGCAACGGATAACATCACGATCCTGATCGGCGCAGCGATGATTTATGCAATGAGCACAGGTGTTCCTGCCGTAATGAACCAATTAGTGACGTTTGAAGTTTTAGGAAAAAAAGAATTCACCGCCATTTGGGGCATCTTGTCGACAGCAAGCAGCCTGGGCCTAGCTTTGGGCGGCCCGCTGCTTGGTTACTTCTATGATGCAACCGGCAGCTACAACATGACAATCATCGTCAGCATCGTTTTCATGGTCGTGTGCTTAGCATCGTTCTTCTTCGCTGTAACGTTAAGAAAACGTGAGCTTAACAAAGCTTAA
- the addA gene encoding helicase-exonuclease AddAB subunit AddA: MMTGIPARTPNEKFTETQWQSIYQTGDNILVSASAGSGKTTVLIQRIIEKVKGGTNVDELLVVTFTESAAKGMKERMTGAIQTAINEAQSQEQYLHLIKQLSLMPQANISTIHAFCLKVIQRYFYLIDLDPVFRLLADTIEVELLKEDVWEEVKEELYGEPATHFKNLAKAYSKDRSDDDLMKLIFSLYDFSRANPIPYRWLDSLPSLYNTEDGLTNSVLYQELLKPQLLSLIEGIRYDIEQARHLAGQDVETAAQREIFETEQGYADRLLEAVQQDDYELAYTIANEQVQFARWPSAKKADADEVKDQKALLKNLRDKYKKDFAALSAQYLNRPLTEQEEVLRGIHPYAEEMARVTKRFSEAYWERKLDDNVLDFNDLEHLTLQILAPIAEDGERKMSDASAYYRNKFAEVLIDEYQDVNQLQESILYWVTRHQPETENLFMVGDVKQSIYAFRLADPSLFLRKYAAFADKNGGERIILAENFRSRAEVIDFTNFIFEQLMDEKVGQMDYDEAAKLQAGNKSFPESERNQTELLIYLSENADNDEEALTPENDLEADLTIDDKTAGEVTMVAQKIKALIDEKFLIYDKKTKEERPLSYRDIVLLTPTKKNNLVILEIFKDFQIPVILNDTESYFQRTEVSIILSLLKVIDNPRQDIPLAAVLRSPIVGLDEKQLALIRIQQKNGDFYEAVQHFIKICEATEIDQTAEIKDAHSKLALFMGRLLEWRNTARRSSLVTLIWTIYNDTHFLDYVGGMVAGKQRTANLHALYERAKKYEETNYKGLFQFIRFIEKIQQRDKDLAEPTSFSDDEDAVRVMTIHASKGLEFPVVFLMDLSKRFNLSDTQSKYIFSETFGLGTDYFDVQQRVQYPSLARQALAIEKKKKLLAEEMRKLYVALTRAEQKLFLVGSYKSEEKLWADWQVADGTSGKLLPDYLRLQASSMMKWLGMCLYRHEDAENDHFHKEYRGELTHYPVHFSIQTFREEDLLSYIPVAMEEINESQWKDEIEQMASANVETHEHSLAEEMKLAVALMEAQYPHEAATTTTSYQSVSEIKRLFEDPDESHMLKLDLSDTKRVSRYVEPEFPRPRFMQETVMPNSAEIGTATHFVMQSVDLEKEITAAYVAQLLLELVGDGLLEQAVAEKLDAEQIAKFFETDLGQEIQANADRVRREMPFSLLIPASRIFTEMPEDSADNLLIHGIIDGFIEYDDHIVLYDFKTDFVGDSAPVLPENIVDKYRGQMNLYKKGLETIRQKPVSAAYIALLSNHTNVVV, encoded by the coding sequence ATGATGACGGGCATACCGGCACGCACACCCAATGAAAAATTCACGGAAACGCAATGGCAATCGATCTACCAGACCGGGGACAACATCCTCGTCTCCGCCTCGGCAGGCTCAGGAAAAACGACCGTCCTGATTCAGCGCATCATCGAAAAAGTGAAGGGCGGAACGAACGTCGATGAGCTGTTGGTCGTGACCTTCACCGAATCCGCCGCCAAGGGAATGAAGGAGCGGATGACGGGAGCCATCCAGACCGCCATCAACGAAGCGCAGTCGCAGGAGCAATACCTGCACCTGATCAAGCAGCTTTCGCTGATGCCGCAGGCGAACATCTCGACGATCCACGCCTTCTGCCTGAAGGTCATCCAGCGCTATTTCTATCTGATCGATCTGGATCCAGTCTTCCGCTTGTTGGCGGACACGATCGAGGTCGAACTGCTGAAGGAGGACGTCTGGGAGGAGGTCAAGGAGGAGCTTTACGGAGAGCCGGCTACGCACTTCAAGAATCTGGCCAAGGCCTACTCGAAGGACCGCAGCGACGACGATCTGATGAAGCTGATCTTTTCGCTCTATGATTTTTCGCGCGCGAATCCGATCCCTTACCGATGGCTGGATTCCTTACCGTCTTTGTACAACACCGAAGACGGATTGACGAACAGCGTGCTCTATCAGGAATTGCTGAAGCCGCAGCTGCTGAGCCTGATCGAAGGCATCCGCTACGACATCGAACAAGCGCGGCATCTGGCGGGGCAAGATGTGGAGACGGCTGCCCAGCGCGAAATTTTTGAAACGGAACAGGGCTATGCCGACCGCCTGTTGGAAGCTGTCCAGCAGGATGACTACGAATTGGCCTACACGATTGCGAACGAACAAGTGCAGTTTGCGCGTTGGCCGAGTGCTAAGAAGGCCGATGCGGATGAAGTGAAGGACCAAAAAGCGCTGCTGAAAAACCTGCGCGACAAATACAAAAAGGATTTCGCCGCGTTGAGCGCGCAGTACCTCAATAGACCGCTTACGGAACAGGAGGAAGTGCTGCGGGGCATCCATCCCTATGCCGAAGAGATGGCCCGGGTGACGAAACGCTTTTCCGAAGCCTATTGGGAGCGGAAATTAGACGACAATGTGCTTGATTTCAATGACCTGGAGCACCTGACGCTGCAGATTCTGGCGCCGATCGCCGAGGATGGGGAGCGCAAGATGAGCGACGCGAGCGCTTATTACCGCAACAAATTCGCGGAAGTGCTGATCGACGAATACCAGGATGTGAACCAGTTGCAGGAGAGCATCCTCTATTGGGTGACACGCCATCAGCCGGAAACCGAGAACTTGTTCATGGTTGGGGATGTCAAACAGTCCATCTACGCCTTCCGCTTGGCCGATCCGAGCCTGTTCCTGCGCAAATATGCGGCCTTTGCCGATAAAAACGGCGGGGAACGGATCATTCTGGCGGAAAACTTCCGGTCGCGCGCAGAGGTCATCGATTTCACGAATTTCATCTTTGAGCAATTGATGGACGAAAAAGTCGGCCAGATGGACTACGACGAAGCCGCGAAGCTCCAGGCCGGCAACAAATCCTTCCCTGAGAGCGAGCGCAACCAGACGGAGCTGCTGATCTACCTGTCGGAGAATGCCGACAATGACGAGGAAGCCCTCACGCCGGAGAACGATCTTGAAGCCGACCTGACGATCGACGACAAGACAGCCGGGGAGGTCACGATGGTCGCGCAGAAAATCAAGGCGCTGATCGACGAGAAGTTCCTGATCTACGACAAGAAGACCAAGGAAGAACGGCCACTATCCTACCGGGACATCGTGCTGTTGACGCCGACGAAGAAGAACAACCTCGTCATCCTGGAGATCTTCAAGGATTTCCAGATACCGGTCATCCTGAACGACACGGAAAGCTATTTCCAGCGCACCGAAGTTTCGATCATCCTTTCCTTGTTGAAGGTGATCGACAATCCGCGCCAGGATATCCCGCTTGCGGCAGTGCTGCGTTCGCCGATCGTCGGTTTGGACGAAAAGCAGCTGGCGCTGATCCGCATCCAGCAAAAGAACGGCGATTTCTACGAAGCCGTGCAACATTTCATCAAAATCTGCGAAGCAACTGAAATCGACCAGACTGCGGAAATCAAGGACGCGCACAGCAAGTTGGCGCTGTTCATGGGACGCTTGCTCGAATGGCGCAACACAGCCAGACGGAGCAGCCTCGTCACTTTGATCTGGACTATCTACAACGATACACACTTCCTTGACTACGTCGGCGGAATGGTCGCCGGCAAACAGCGGACGGCCAACCTGCACGCACTCTACGAGCGGGCCAAAAAATACGAGGAAACGAACTACAAAGGGCTGTTCCAATTCATCCGCTTCATCGAGAAGATCCAGCAGCGCGACAAGGATTTGGCGGAGCCGACTTCCTTCAGCGACGACGAGGATGCTGTAAGGGTCATGACTATCCACGCCAGCAAAGGCCTGGAGTTCCCGGTCGTCTTCCTGATGGATCTGTCGAAGCGGTTCAACCTGAGCGATACGCAAAGCAAATACATCTTCTCGGAAACGTTTGGACTCGGAACTGATTATTTCGACGTCCAGCAACGGGTTCAGTATCCGTCCTTGGCGCGCCAAGCGTTGGCGATCGAAAAGAAAAAGAAATTGCTGGCGGAAGAGATGCGCAAGCTCTATGTGGCCCTGACCCGCGCCGAACAGAAACTGTTCCTGGTCGGTTCCTACAAATCCGAAGAGAAACTTTGGGCCGATTGGCAAGTGGCCGACGGAACAAGCGGGAAACTGCTGCCGGATTACCTGCGGCTGCAAGCCAGCTCGATGATGAAATGGCTCGGCATGTGCCTGTACCGGCACGAGGACGCCGAGAACGACCATTTCCACAAGGAATACCGGGGCGAACTGACGCACTATCCGGTACACTTCAGCATCCAGACTTTCCGCGAGGAAGACCTGTTGTCCTACATTCCGGTCGCCATGGAGGAAATCAACGAATCGCAGTGGAAGGACGAAATCGAGCAGATGGCGTCCGCCAACGTCGAAACGCATGAGCATTCTTTGGCTGAAGAGATGAAGCTGGCCGTTGCCCTGATGGAGGCGCAGTATCCCCACGAAGCGGCAACGACAACCACCAGCTACCAGTCCGTTTCCGAAATCAAGCGACTGTTCGAAGATCCGGACGAAAGTCATATGCTGAAGCTGGATCTTTCCGACACCAAACGGGTCTCCCGCTATGTGGAGCCCGAGTTCCCGCGTCCGCGTTTCATGCAGGAGACGGTGATGCCGAACAGCGCCGAAATCGGTACCGCGACGCATTTCGTGATGCAGTCCGTGGATCTCGAAAAAGAAATCACCGCAGCCTATGTGGCGCAGCTGTTGCTTGAATTGGTAGGGGATGGGCTGCTGGAGCAGGCTGTCGCTGAGAAGCTCGATGCGGAACAGATCGCCAAGTTCTTCGAAACCGATTTGGGACAGGAAATCCAAGCGAACGCGGACAGGGTGAGACGGGAAATGCCGTTCTCATTGCTGATTCCGGCCAGCAGGATCTTCACTGAGATGCCGGAAGACTCAGCAGACAATCTGCTGATCCACGGTATCATCGACGGCTTCATCGAGTACGACGATCACATCGTCCTCTACGACTTCAAGACCGATTTCGTGGGCGACAGCGCCCCGGTATTGCCCGAGAACATCGTCGACAAGTACCGCGGACAGATGAACCTGTACAAAAAGGGCCTCGAAACCATCCGTCAGAAACCGGTCAGCGCGGCATACATCGCGTTGCTTTCGAACCATACGAATGTGGTTGTCTGA